The nucleotide window TAGTCGGCATCAAAGGCAATCTGGTTTTGCGCATCGGCCTCGGAGCCCAGCACGAGCTTCCAGCGGGTGGCGTTGTCGGTAGCGGGTTTCATAGGTAGTAGCTTACTCGAAAAAGTCGCCGGGGTCGGCCTGGCTGAGGTACTTGTTGAGGTTGCCCAGGTCGCCGAAGATGGGTTGAATCAAGGCTAGGAACTGCTCGGTGGCGGCGGGGCCATCGGTGAAGGCCAGGAAGATTTCACCCTCACCGGCCAGCTCTACGTGGTCCAGCAGAGCGGGAGCATGTTCCTCCAGAATGGTTTCGATATGCTCGGCCCAGCTGGCGCCGCTGCCGCTGAAACCATGCTTTTCGAACACGTTGTAGTAGTCCTCCATGTTGGAGAGGTTCACCAAAATGCGCTCCTGGCGGCCGGGCTCGGCCCGCTCCGCTAAGTCGGCAACCAGGAAAGGATAAGTTGAAGTCATGGTGGGGAAGGTACGGGGCGGGATTTAGTTTACTGAAAGAAGCTCCGCTCTACACGTCTGCCCCAGCCATGCTGATCCTGCTCCGAGAAAGGGGAACGGAGAAAGTTGTCAATTATGGGAAGTGGATAGCCTTGGGCTACCATGTGCCGAACCACTGCCATTGTTGGAGTAAGTGTCTGTTGACTGCGCCCGACAGTTCCCGCATACAAATTGCCTCGTCCTACTTCAATGATGTCATCTATGCACCGGAGCAGGCTTTGGGGAAGCTGCTGATAAATTATCTTCAGTCGGTTGGCAGCCTCAACAGACAGGCACACCAGTTCCTTTGGGGAACCATCCAAGACGATTTCCGGCAGGAAATCCATGATTCTTTCTTCCCATTCACTTAAATCAGGGTTGCTGGTGAAGTCCCACAAGCACATCAGCAGCGTTTCAAGCTCTGGTTCGTGCAGCTGTTCACTGGCAAAGATGTTTTCAAGGCAGGTTATGCAGTAAGCCATTCGGCCCGTGATGGACACACTTTTGAGTTGTTCCTCCAGCTGCCGGAGAAGCTTAGGGGGCAGAAAAGCAGAGTTGTTTCTAAAGAAGTTCAGCATCGGTGGCCTTCAGATTATAGGCTGCTTAAAACCCGAGCAGTTCCCGCAGCCCCGGCAGTACCCGCAGGCCGCGCTCCAGATCGAAATCCTCTTCCCCGGCTACGGCAACCGGCTGGTGGCCCTGGCGGGAAAGGTCCAGCAGCTGGCGGCGCTCCGGCAGGCTGAAGTCGGTGAAGGCGCGGCGCAGCAGGGGCACGATTTCGCGGAAAGTGTCTTCGGGCAGCTCCCCGAGCCAGTCGTTGAGCAGGTCGAACAGGGGCCGGTGGTGAAGCAAGAGCAGCCCGCTGCCGCTGAGGAAACCCTCAATCCAGGCGGTGGCGTAGTCGGTGGGCTGAGCCGGGGCCAGGGCCAGGCCGAGGGCTGTGGCCGTCGCTTCCGGAGCCAGTTGGTGGGCATCGAACAGGAGCCGCCCCGCCGCCCCGGCCAGCAGCCCCGACGAAGCCGGATTACGCAGCACCACGGCCAGGGCCTCGTACCAGTCAGCTTCCTGGGCATCGTCCTGCAGGAGCCGGATGGCCTGGTGGGTGCCTTCGATGCGGGGCAGCAGCTGGCGGGCCGCGTCGTAGTCGAGGCCGGTGCAGGCCTGGGGCAGCCCGATGCACAGGCGCGGCACCAGATGGTGCACCACCGTGGCTACCTGGGCGGTTTCAGTGCGGCGCACGTTGCCGTAGCGCAGCACATTCACCAGCGGAGGCAGAGCGGCCAGCAGGTGCGTCACGTCGCGGGTGCCGGCCGACAGGGTTTCCAGCCGGGCTACCAGCGCCCCGATGGCCGGGCCAAGGTCTGCCTGCAGGGCTTCTTCCAGCAACTGACTCACAGCTTCCAGATCGGGCGCTTCGGCGGCGCGGGTGGTGGCTTTGGCGGCGGCCGCGGCCAGTACGGTATTGCCCAGGCGGCCCGCATCCAGCACATTGAGGGCGTATTCGGGCTGCCATTGCAGTTCCCACAGCTCGTGGAAGGTGCCGGCCTTACCCTGGGCGCGGCGCGGCTCACCCCACGGAATGCCCAGCAGGCGCAGGCGGTGCAGCAGGTGGCTGCGGCTTAGGTCCAGCTCCTTGCGCAAGTCCAGGTCGAGGGTTTTGGCGGTGGCTTCGGGCTTGAGGCGGGTGACTTTCTGCTGCAGCTGCAGGTCCTGCTGCAGGGGCGTGGCCGGCTGCTCGGGCGGCACAGCGCCCAGCCGCTCCCCAATCACCAGCTCACGGTGTACCAGGTCCAAAGTCTCGGCGTAGCCCCCGCCCAGAATGGCCACGGCGGCTTCCTGCAGCTCCTCAATGCCCGGCAACTCCCGCCCGCGTACGACGGCCAGGGTTTCGGCCAGGCGCACGCCCTCAATGGCGTGGGCGGCCGAGGCGTCGAGGTCGCGGGTGCGCAACAGCCGGGCGGCGCGCACCATCCAGTGCGTGACGACCTCGGCCCGGGGTACCGTGAAGAGCAGCTCGTACCAGGCCGGTGACAACACGCCCGCCCCGTAGCCCGAGGCGTAGGAAAGTCGCTCGAAGGTCCACGGAATCCAGGTGGCGGCGGTGGGTACTTTCTTCAGGCCCTTGAGGCGGGCTTTATCTTCTTTTTTGAGCAGCTCGGGCCGCAGCACTGGCGCGTGCCAGGCCCCGCACACCACCGCCACGCGCTGGTAGCCCTGCTGCAGGGTGGCGCGCAGGGTTTCGCGCATGAAGGCCTCCCGGAGCAGGGTTTCCTCGGTTTCGGGCAGGGCCAACTCCTCGCGCAGGGCCGTCATCATGTCCAGTACCACCGCGAAGGTGTCGGCGTGGCCAGGGGCGTGCTCCAGGCGCAGCTCCCACCACCGCTCCCCGTCCGTGTAGCCGTCCAGCTCGGCCAGGTAGGAAATGGGGTCGGTTTTGGGGGAGGGCAGTGGGGGCGCGTCTGCTTCCGGAAGTACCGTTGTTTCGCTCTCGGGTTCGAGCGTGGGTGCGTCAACAGGCAGTTCGGCTTCAGCAGGTTCAGTACTCGGCAGCACCTCCTGACTTTCGGCTGCTTGCTCTTGGGCGAAGCGCATACTCGCCGGCAAATCGAAGCAGCGCAGGTGGGCGCCGTGGCGGTGGCACCACTGGATGGCCTGCCACTCCGGCGAAAACTCCGCGAAGGGCAGAAACGAAGCCTGCTGGTGTTGCTTGGGGTTGTAGACGAGCAAGGCCACGGGCGGCACCATCTCGGGGTGCGTGGCCGCCGCCAGTGCTGCCTCGGCATCGGCGGGGCACTCCAGCAGCACGATGTCGGGCTGATATTCGTCGAGGGCCTGGCGCAGGCTGGCGGCGCTGCCGGGCCCGTGGTGGCGGATGCCGAAAAGGCGGAGGTCGGTGGGCATCGGGGAAGGAAAGCAGGCTTGGAAGTTAACAGTCGGAATCTTCTGCCCGGCTCACCGCCACGCCCACCTGCTGCTCCAGGGCAGCAGCCAGGTGCGTCAGCGTTGGGGAAGAGTAGGCGTCCTGCAGGTGCAGGCTACCGATGGACAGGAGCATGGCCCCGGCACCTTTCGCCGGGCGTAGGGTAAGCAGCTCTACGGCCGGCAAATTGGGAGGCGTGAGGACAATGGTATCTTGGCAGTTGGAAACCGCCCAGGCTTCCTGACCAGGCACGGCCCAGAGGGCCACCTGCTGGCTTTGCAGACGGTTTTGCACCAGCGTGGGCGTTTCGCAGAGCCCCTCCCGGTACAGAGCCCGCTGCGACTGTCGCCACTGGGTAGCCTGCCGGGCCGCGTGGGGCTCAGCCGAGCCGTAGTCGGGCATGTAGAAACCGCTCTGGGGCTGTTGCAGCTCGAACAACTGCAGCTGCTCTATGCCCTCAGCGCGGGCGTTGAGGTCGGCCGCCTGGGCCTGGGCAGCCTCGTAAAATGGCCGGGCAGCGGTTAGCTCGTCCTGCCAATCCAGAAACAGCCCGGCAGCAGCCAGCCCCGATTCTGTCCGTCTGATGCCCCCGAATACCGACAATGACACGCGCAGCGTGGGCCACTGCCATATTACCGAGTGCACTACATTGCTGGAAACAGGGTTCTGGCCGGGAAGCGGCGTATTCTTCGTTGGTGGGCCCAAAAGCTGGGTCAGAGGCTGCACCCAATAGGCTGCGTCAACCGGTTGCTTGCCGTGGTAGCCGGGCGGTGGGGCTAGCTCGTAGCTCACCTGCATGACGGGCTTGTGGCGGGCCGGGGCGCGCAGGTTGAGCTCCACGGCTGCCAGGCCCAGCACCGAGCGGCACGCTCCGTGCAGGTTGGGCCAGCCGCCGTACGCCGGCAACCACTGCCGGGGAGCCAGCCGCTGCTC belongs to Hymenobacter sp. J193 and includes:
- a CDS encoding immunity 51 family protein, producing MTSTYPFLVADLAERAEPGRQERILVNLSNMEDYYNVFEKHGFSGSGASWAEHIETILEEHAPALLDHVELAGEGEIFLAFTDGPAATEQFLALIQPIFGDLGNLNKYLSQADPGDFFE
- a CDS encoding DUF5682 family protein, with the protein product MPTDLRLFGIRHHGPGSAASLRQALDEYQPDIVLLECPADAEAALAAATHPEMVPPVALLVYNPKQHQQASFLPFAEFSPEWQAIQWCHRHGAHLRCFDLPASMRFAQEQAAESQEVLPSTEPAEAELPVDAPTLEPESETTVLPEADAPPLPSPKTDPISYLAELDGYTDGERWWELRLEHAPGHADTFAVVLDMMTALREELALPETEETLLREAFMRETLRATLQQGYQRVAVVCGAWHAPVLRPELLKKEDKARLKGLKKVPTAATWIPWTFERLSYASGYGAGVLSPAWYELLFTVPRAEVVTHWMVRAARLLRTRDLDASAAHAIEGVRLAETLAVVRGRELPGIEELQEAAVAILGGGYAETLDLVHRELVIGERLGAVPPEQPATPLQQDLQLQQKVTRLKPEATAKTLDLDLRKELDLSRSHLLHRLRLLGIPWGEPRRAQGKAGTFHELWELQWQPEYALNVLDAGRLGNTVLAAAAAKATTRAAEAPDLEAVSQLLEEALQADLGPAIGALVARLETLSAGTRDVTHLLAALPPLVNVLRYGNVRRTETAQVATVVHHLVPRLCIGLPQACTGLDYDAARQLLPRIEGTHQAIRLLQDDAQEADWYEALAVVLRNPASSGLLAGAAGRLLFDAHQLAPEATATALGLALAPAQPTDYATAWIEGFLSGSGLLLLHHRPLFDLLNDWLGELPEDTFREIVPLLRRAFTDFSLPERRQLLDLSRQGHQPVAVAGEEDFDLERGLRVLPGLRELLGF